A genomic segment from Gossypium hirsutum isolate 1008001.06 chromosome D04, Gossypium_hirsutum_v2.1, whole genome shotgun sequence encodes:
- the LOC107898052 gene encoding uncharacterized protein, whose amino-acid sequence MDLRCRSFPRHSLTRSEPFLKYLKPGALARLRDSRISARSHRLSPVFQISLPDLPSNDVRSFSIAVDSIPCFVATRRAYGPKCLQRKKLSAGKGMIFLNSTQSALDLLDPAVDLLSSE is encoded by the coding sequence ATGGATCTCAGGTGCCGGTCCTTTCCCAGGCATTCCCTTACTCGATCCGAGCCTTTCCTAAAGTACCTCAAACCCGGTGCACTAGCTCGACTTAGGGACTCGCGAATCAGCGCTAGATCACACCGACTGAGTCCCGTTTTTCAGATCTCGCTGCCCGATCTGCCGTCCAACGACGTTCGATCATTTTCCATTGCCGTCGACAGCATTCCTTGCTTTGTGGCGACGAGGAGGGCTTACGGGCCTAAGTGTCTTCAAAGGAAGAAGCTATCTGCTGGCAAAGGAATGATTTTTCTTAATTCAACACAGTCAGCTTTGGATTTGCTGGATCCTGCGGTGGATCTGCTAAGTAGTGAATGA